Proteins encoded together in one Actinomycetes bacterium window:
- a CDS encoding universal stress protein codes for MSSQVVLGYDQSPISDLALEWAVGAAVERGEPLRVVVCWQVPAMFVGTSVGVGVAPESVTGMEAEAAGVLAEAQAKASGMALDLEVHGEIVVGSPAATLVEQSRQASLVVVGSHGRGGFSGLLLGSVSREVATHASCPVAVVREPATPGAKEIVVGVDGSDHALRALDFAFDYASRKFLRVRVLHAWEVPPLAALSSSPELTAHQLLHDLKAAEARATAEVVAGHSDRYPDVDVVEEIVHGSTIGQLVTASETAAAVVVGSRGRGGFLGLLLGSTSHGVLHYAKCPVVVVH; via the coding sequence ATGTCAAGCCAAGTTGTTCTGGGATATGACCAGTCGCCGATTTCCGATCTAGCTCTGGAATGGGCGGTAGGAGCTGCAGTTGAGCGCGGCGAGCCGTTGCGGGTCGTCGTGTGCTGGCAGGTCCCTGCGATGTTCGTCGGTACCAGTGTTGGGGTCGGCGTCGCGCCTGAGTCCGTCACCGGAATGGAAGCAGAGGCAGCCGGAGTGCTGGCCGAGGCGCAGGCCAAGGCGTCGGGGATGGCGCTCGATCTCGAGGTTCACGGTGAGATTGTCGTCGGTAGTCCAGCGGCTACGTTGGTGGAGCAGTCGCGGCAGGCGTCGCTGGTGGTCGTGGGTTCACATGGCCGCGGTGGCTTCTCCGGTCTTTTGCTGGGAAGTGTGTCCCGCGAAGTCGCTACCCACGCGTCCTGCCCGGTCGCGGTGGTTCGTGAGCCAGCCACACCGGGGGCCAAAGAAATTGTGGTAGGTGTCGATGGCTCTGACCACGCGCTGCGGGCGTTGGACTTCGCCTTCGACTATGCCAGCCGCAAGTTTCTGCGGGTGCGGGTGCTACATGCCTGGGAGGTGCCACCATTAGCAGCGCTATCTTCCAGCCCCGAACTGACCGCGCACCAGTTGCTGCACGATCTAAAGGCGGCGGAAGCTCGGGCTACCGCGGAGGTGGTGGCGGGCCATTCAGACCGCTACCCCGATGTGGACGTGGTCGAGGAGATCGTCCACGGATCCACCATTGGCCAGTTGGTCACCGCCTCGGAGACTGCGGCAGCGGTTGTGGTCGGGTCGCGTGGCCGGGGTGGTTTCCTCGGACTGTTGCTCGGCTCAACCAGCCACGGGGTACTGCATTACGCCAAGTGCCCAGTAGTCGTTGTCCACTGA
- a CDS encoding universal stress protein: protein MSGTVLVGFDGSSESVDALEWAIRHVQHSGAHLRIVVAWALPPLDLTSNEQLSADPALLDAERDLGNELMERALQIAKDRGLAATGDVIGESPARALVESSQHADMLVVGSRGRGTFTSLLLGSVSRQVASHARCTTVVVRRSVDPASREVVVGADGSDASTSALQFAAAEADRIGGTLRVLHGWDLPPVGVITGVPTFSSPEMLQELRESDYRSVAESLSGLHERYPDLQIQLDDQQGNPVQLLVEASESASLVVVGSRGRGGFLGLLLGSVSHGVAHHAHATVAIVR, encoded by the coding sequence ATGTCGGGAACGGTCCTTGTCGGATTTGATGGCTCGTCGGAATCTGTCGACGCGTTGGAGTGGGCGATCCGGCATGTCCAACACTCCGGCGCGCACTTGCGAATTGTCGTGGCTTGGGCGCTGCCACCGCTGGATCTCACCAGCAATGAACAACTCTCTGCGGACCCGGCCCTGCTGGATGCGGAACGGGATCTAGGCAATGAATTGATGGAGCGTGCCCTGCAGATCGCTAAGGATCGTGGGCTGGCCGCAACCGGTGATGTGATTGGGGAGAGTCCCGCTCGAGCGCTGGTGGAGTCCTCCCAACACGCCGACATGCTGGTGGTCGGTTCGCGTGGCCGAGGAACTTTCACCTCACTATTGCTCGGCAGCGTCTCTCGGCAAGTAGCTAGTCATGCTCGCTGTACGACAGTGGTGGTGCGCCGTTCTGTCGACCCAGCGAGTCGGGAAGTAGTGGTGGGTGCCGATGGCTCGGACGCCTCGACATCGGCCTTGCAGTTCGCGGCCGCTGAAGCAGACCGAATCGGTGGAACGCTGCGAGTCCTGCATGGCTGGGATCTACCACCGGTGGGAGTCATCACCGGCGTACCCACTTTTTCCTCCCCCGAAATGCTGCAGGAGCTACGCGAGAGTGACTACCGATCGGTAGCCGAATCCCTGTCGGGCCTGCACGAGCGGTACCCCGACCTGCAGATTCAGCTCGACGACCAACAGGGCAACCCGGTACAGCTACTGGTCGAGGCGTCAGAGTCCGCATCCCTGGTCGTAGTGGGTTCGCGCGGTAGGGGTGGTTTCTTGGGGTTGTTGCTGGGATCGGTCAGTCATGGTGTCGCTCATCACGCCCATGCCACGGTGGCCATCGTCCGCTGA